One part of the Rutidosis leptorrhynchoides isolate AG116_Rl617_1_P2 chromosome 1, CSIRO_AGI_Rlap_v1, whole genome shotgun sequence genome encodes these proteins:
- the LOC139875485 gene encoding large ribosomal subunit protein eL22z-like produces MVRGAGGAGAKAGKKKTSTYVIDCGKPVEDKIMEIASLEKFLQERIKVGGKAGNLGDSVTISREKNKISVTADSNFSKRYLKYLTKKYLKKHNVRDWLRVISSNKDRNVYELRYFNIAENEGEEED; encoded by the exons ATGGTtcgtggagcaggcggtgctggaGCAAAAGCAGGAAAGAAGAAAACATCGACGTATGTAATCGATTGCGGTAAGCCAGTTGAAGATAAGATTATGGAGATTGCATCACTCGAAAAGTTTCTTCAAGAGAGGATTAAAGTCGGTGGTAAAGCTGGTAATCTTGGCGATTCTGTTACCATTTCACGTGAAAAGAATAAGATCTCTGTTACCGCTGACAGCAATTTCTCGAAAAG GTACCTCAAGTATCTAACGAAGAAATACTTGAAGAAACACAACGTGAGAGATTGGCTTCGAGTGATTTCATCTAACAAGGACCGTAACGTGTATGAGTTACGTTACTTCAACATTGCTGAGAATGAAGGTGAAGAGGAAGATTGA